A window from Musa acuminata AAA Group cultivar baxijiao chromosome BXJ3-10, Cavendish_Baxijiao_AAA, whole genome shotgun sequence encodes these proteins:
- the LOC103968763 gene encoding uncharacterized protein At4g28440, which yields MSDMKSGLRKPVFTKVDQLRPGTNGHTLTVKVVDCKMVMQKNRPAGPQVRQMRIAECLVGDETGMIVFTARNEQVDLMKPGTTLILRNAKIDMFKGSMRLAVDKWGRVEATDPADFTVKEDNNLSLVEYELVNVVE from the exons ATGTCTGATATGAAGTCTGGATTGAGAAAACCAGTCTTTACAAAGGTTGATCAGCTGCGTCCTGGGACCAATGGGCACACCCTGACAGTGAAGGTGGTGGATTGCAAAATGGTCATGCAGAAGAATCGCCCAGCTGGACCTCAAGTTCGGCAAATGCGTATTGCAGAATGCTTGGTTGGTGATGAAACTGGAATGATTGTCTTCACTGCTAGGAACGAGCAGG TGGACTTGATGAAGCCAGGGACCACCTTGATCCTCCGGAATGCAAAGATCGATATGTTTAAGGGATCCATGAGACTGGCAGTGGACAAATGGGGCCGTGTTGAAGCGACTGATCCAGCCGATTTCACTGTGAAAGAGGATAATAACTTGTCTTTGGTGGAATATGAGCTGGTGAATGTCGTCGAATAG